GTGAATCCCAATTGATTCGCAATAAATTAGGAGCGCACGCATCTCAAAAAACAGCCAACTCGCTTGCTCAAAATGCACAAAAAAAACATGGCAGCTTTACAGAGCACTTTAATAAGGTTTGCGATTCCATAGTTAACGAGCTTCAGATAATTGAAGAAGCAATGGAGCAGATGATCCCGCCTCGTTCTTCCCGATACGTCACTGATTTAAGGATCAAAACTTCCCCAGAGAATGCGGCAAAGATGTTGCTGAAAGGCGGAGCGTCCCCGAGACCTGAGACGAGAAAATCAAGTAGATTGGAATAGAAGTTCCGGCGAAATAAGGTCAGAAATTCTATTGCTCACTTTTGATTCTGTAGAATGACTGTGTGGCACAAGAGTCTTCGGCTGGAATGTCGAAGTCTACATCGTCTACTGAACCTAAATTGACGTAGAAATGATTGGCATCAAGACAACTCATCAGTACGTTCTTGGCATCATGTAATGCCAAGCATGAAAAGTCGTTGATATCAAAGGCACTTGTGTCCAGATCGTAGCGCAAAATGCCAATGTTCTGAATGTCTGTATAAATATTCTGCAGTGTAGCAATGTCTGATGCGGTCGCGATACGATCAAAAATAGCGGAGTTGGAGGCAGCGAGTTCGGCATACACGAAGGATCCGCCGCCATGCCATGTGACGGATTTAGAGATACCACCTTGTTCGCCTTCAAGAACCTTCTTCAGTCGCGCCGCAGTTAAATCGTGAATGTAATCCATTTGCTCGATAGTGATCCATCGCCGGCCCATTTTTTGTGCTACGGCAGCCGTTGTACCCGAGCCGGCAAAGAAGTCCAAAACCAGATCTCCCACTTCTGTCGCCATTTCAATAATTCTACTAATTGTTTCTTCGGGCTTAGGAAAAGTAAATGACTGCGGAGCCCCTACAAGCTGTTTGATATGTTTCGTTCCTCGTGCCGAAACCACCTCTTTATCCCACCAAACCGATCGCACTCTCCGGCGAGTTTCGCGATATTTTTCTACAATCTGAAAGCGTCCACCTGACATTGACTTCGCCTTGATGTTCAAATTTAAATTGTTTTGAGACTTGGGTTTTCCCCACCGCCATACGGTTTGAATGCCTTGAGATTTTGCTGGCATGACTTGTATCCATCCTTTTTTCTTCTTAAGGCTTAAGGTGTAAAGTCCGGAATTATCAATTTTATTTGGGTTCACATAAAACGGGTAGACTAGATTAGGGCGGTTATCTTCATTGAAGGTAATGTTTCTGTTACGAAGTTCCCGTATTTCAAATCTACCTGTGCTATCCTCAAAAGGCAAAGTCCTCTCAGGATCATTGATCAAATTTAGTTGATAATTTTTTTTCTTGGCATAACAAAGAATGTATTCATGCATATTGGCTATTCCCCCATAGTCTCTTCCTCCAGGGTTATTGACTACGGTAATACACTCAACAAATACACCGTCATGCATCAACTCGTCCATCAATACTTTTAAGTAGGCAAACTCATTGCGATCACAATGAACGAAAAGAAGCCCATCATCTCTCAGCAGCTCTTTTGCCACTTCAAGTCGATTCCGCATGAACGTCAGCCAGGCCGAGTGATTGAACCTGTCGTTGTATCGAAACCCGTCATTACCGGTGTTGTAGGGCGGATCGATATAGATCAGTTTCACCTTTCCGGCATAGCGTGCCTTCAACGAATGCAGCACCAGCAGATTGTTGCCCTTTATCAGCAGGTTGTCGTCGTCTCGGATTTCCCCGACAGACTTGGGTGATCCTTCTTTCACCGCCTCCTGGTCCCAGCGTTCCCAGCCGGTGAACACCTTTGGCTCAAACAGCCGTGTGATATCGTCCGGAGCCAGTGTGGTGTTCCAGAAAATCTCGTCCCGCCCACGGTCTTCCTTTGTCATGCCGCCTTCCAGAACGCAGTCCTTGTAGGGCCAGGTAAGCACCACGTCGCGAGACTGGCTCAGATAGTTACCACGCCTGTCCGTCAGGCCGATACGGTTCTTGAACGCAGTGTAGCTGTCGGGCAGAAAAGCCTTGTTGGACACGAAGTCCCGGAACTTCACCTTATCGAAGACAAGAACCTTCTTTGTACCCCCCCCCTATCTCAGTGAAGAAATGCCTCTTGATCGACTCGGACCGCATCAGCAACTCCAGAAAATCAGGACGCAAGCTTAATGCGGCCTCAATCACGGCATTCTTCAGGATTTCCCCATCTGAGATAAATGACTGTTCGGACTGCAGCACCTCGGTCAGCTCGTCAAGGAGGTTCCGAACCGACGGCTTGTTGACTGTGCTTGGAACATCGCCAGCATCTCT
This region of Acidiferrobacterales bacterium genomic DNA includes:
- a CDS encoding site-specific DNA-methyltransferase translates to MTKEDRGRDEIFWNTTLAPDDITRLFEPKVFTGWERWDQEAVKEGSPKSVGEIRDDDNLLIKGNNLLVLHSLKARYAGKVKLIYIDPPYNTGNDGFRYNDRFNHSAWLTFMRNRLEVAKELLRDDGLLFVHCDRNEFAYLKVLMDELMHDGVFVECITVVNNPGGRDYGGIANMHEYILCYAKKKNYQLNLINDPERTLPFEDSTGRFEIRELRNRNITFNEDNRPNLVYPFYVNPNKIDNSGLYTLSLKKKKGWIQVMPAKSQGIQTVWRWGKPKSQNNLNLNIKAKSMSGGRFQIVEKYRETRRRVRSVWWDKEVVSARGTKHIKQLVGAPQSFTFPKPEETISRIIEMATEVGDLVLDFFAGSGTTAAVAQKMGRRWITIEQMDYIHDLTAARLKKVLEGEQGGISKSVTWHGGGSFVYAELAASNSAIFDRIATASDIATLQNIYTDIQNIGILRYDLDTSAFDINDFSCLALHDAKNVLMSCLDANHFYVNLGSVDDVDFDIPAEDSCATQSFYRIKSEQ